One genomic region from Candidatus Endomicrobiellum trichonymphae encodes:
- a CDS encoding aspartate kinase has protein sequence MAIVISGQTRSNTSLGVFEIVVILGENKMALVVMKFGGSSVADADKIKYVAGKIVAKSKAGNKVVVVVSAPGDTTDNLLEMAGKITSNPPSREMDMLLSTGEMISISLLAMAIDSVGSRVISMTGPQAGISADADHTRAKIKKINQKKVKGQLAKNNIVIVAGFQALNPNGDITTLGRGGSDLTAVALAAALEADSCEIYSDVEGVYTTDPRIVKDARKIDCVSYDEMLEMAGSGAQVLQSRSVEVAKKFGVEIHSRSTFNENQGTIITSEEKIRRKQMEDLLISGITFDKNQVKFTIIDLPDLPGVAAKIFGRLAEIGVNVDMIIQSAAVDKKNDISFTVSKQNMKKTQVELDRTIPEFKATSTSVICDEHIAKVSIIGIGMKSNPGVAAQMFEVLYKKGINIEMISTSEIKISCIVDEVDIVKAVEELHKSFGLSKKNQENLL, from the coding sequence GTGGCAATAGTAATTTCGGGGCAAACTCGGAGTAACACGTCTTTGGGCGTGTTTGAAATAGTTGTAATTTTAGGAGAAAATAAGATGGCTCTTGTGGTAATGAAATTCGGAGGTTCTTCCGTAGCAGATGCTGATAAGATAAAATATGTTGCCGGTAAAATAGTTGCGAAAAGTAAAGCCGGCAATAAAGTTGTCGTTGTGGTTTCGGCACCAGGCGATACAACAGACAATTTGCTTGAAATGGCTGGCAAAATTACGTCTAATCCTCCGTCTAGGGAAATGGATATGCTGCTTTCAACTGGTGAGATGATTTCAATTTCGCTTCTGGCAATGGCAATCGATTCTGTAGGCTCAAGAGTAATTTCTATGACCGGACCACAGGCGGGAATTTCGGCGGATGCAGATCATACGCGCGCAAAAATTAAGAAAATCAATCAGAAAAAGGTTAAAGGTCAGCTTGCGAAAAACAATATCGTCATAGTCGCAGGCTTTCAGGCTTTAAATCCCAACGGAGACATAACTACGTTAGGCAGAGGAGGATCGGATTTAACTGCTGTTGCTTTAGCGGCGGCGTTAGAGGCTGATTCATGTGAAATATATTCTGATGTCGAGGGTGTATATACTACTGATCCCAGAATTGTAAAGGACGCAAGAAAAATTGACTGCGTATCTTATGACGAAATGCTTGAAATGGCAGGATCTGGCGCTCAGGTGTTGCAGTCAAGAAGTGTTGAAGTCGCAAAAAAGTTCGGCGTTGAAATACATTCGAGAAGCACTTTCAACGAAAATCAGGGAACTATAATAACAAGCGAAGAAAAAATCAGGAGGAAGCAGATGGAAGATTTGCTCATTTCAGGAATAACTTTTGATAAAAATCAGGTAAAATTTACGATAATAGATTTGCCGGATCTTCCGGGAGTTGCCGCAAAAATTTTCGGCAGACTTGCAGAAATCGGAGTTAATGTAGATATGATTATTCAATCTGCAGCTGTTGATAAGAAAAATGATATTTCATTTACTGTAAGCAAACAGAATATGAAAAAAACGCAGGTGGAACTTGACAGGACAATTCCTGAATTTAAGGCTACAAGTACAAGCGTTATTTGCGATGAACATATCGCAAAAGTTTCGATTATCGGCATAGGTATGAAAAGCAATCCGGGTGTAGCGGCGCAGATGTTTGAAGTACTTTACAAAAAAGGCATAAATATTGAAATGATTTCCACAAGTGAAATTAAAATATCGTGTATTGTCGATGAAGTTGATATAGTAAAGGCGGTTGAGGAACTGCATAAAAGTTTTGGTTTATCCAAAAAAAATCAGGAGAATTTATTGTGA
- a CDS encoding glutamine synthetase III, which translates to MKQEDIPHEGRDPTSPVFLLEAGKTKVLVIPSVFLSWTGEVLDLKTPLLRPLTALNEKLINLQKLLGNKNAKYIKVFAGIEQKYFLLSKEIVKSRPDIAITGRTLFGNTPAKGQQMEDHYFGNIKGNILEFMEDVDHELYRKGIPLKTRHNEVAPNQFELAPLYQEENLAIDHNLQIMETLIKVADKHNMVALSHEKPFAGVNGSGKHFNWSIVDNTGTNYFEPSKSPLKNISFLLAISAVLLGIKKFGGILRASVADAGNDYKLGANEAPPAIMSVYLGESINDLLDSIEKASTINEKEVNEITLGIQNLPKVNKDYSDRNRTSTVAFTGNKFEFRALGSSSSPAESGTTLNLIAAYGFDEIYKRIEAKKGDDVKRKALEVVKEIITETKDIRFEKNGYSQDWHEEAVKRGLPNAKNTPQALKLFLTDDVIKVFSKYNILTERELRSKIEVKLEGYVKRQKRLNTNMRKKL; encoded by the coding sequence TTGAAGCAAGAGGATATACCGCATGAGGGGAGGGATCCCACATCTCCTGTATTTCTTCTTGAAGCAGGGAAAACAAAGGTTCTGGTAATTCCTTCAGTTTTCCTTTCATGGACCGGAGAAGTTCTCGATCTTAAAACGCCTCTGCTCAGACCCCTTACCGCTTTAAACGAAAAATTAATAAATCTTCAGAAACTGCTTGGAAATAAAAACGCAAAATATATAAAAGTTTTTGCAGGCATTGAACAGAAATATTTTCTCCTTTCAAAAGAAATAGTAAAATCAAGACCTGATATCGCGATTACCGGAAGAACTCTTTTCGGCAATACGCCTGCAAAAGGGCAACAAATGGAAGACCACTACTTTGGAAATATTAAAGGGAATATTTTAGAATTCATGGAAGATGTCGATCATGAACTATATCGAAAAGGCATCCCGCTAAAAACAAGACACAATGAAGTCGCTCCAAACCAGTTTGAACTGGCGCCTCTCTATCAGGAAGAAAATCTAGCAATAGACCACAACTTACAGATAATGGAAACTCTTATAAAAGTTGCCGATAAGCACAATATGGTTGCTCTATCGCACGAAAAACCGTTTGCGGGAGTAAACGGCTCGGGAAAACATTTCAATTGGTCTATAGTCGATAATACCGGTACAAACTATTTTGAACCTTCAAAATCTCCGCTTAAGAACATATCGTTTCTTTTAGCCATCAGCGCAGTATTGCTTGGCATAAAGAAATTCGGCGGAATCTTAAGAGCAAGCGTTGCAGACGCTGGTAACGACTACAAACTAGGCGCAAATGAAGCTCCGCCGGCAATTATGTCCGTTTACTTAGGCGAATCTATAAACGATCTTTTAGATTCAATAGAAAAAGCAAGCACAATAAATGAAAAAGAAGTAAACGAAATTACGCTGGGCATACAGAATCTTCCGAAAGTCAATAAGGATTATTCCGACAGAAATAGAACTTCGACTGTCGCCTTCACTGGCAACAAGTTTGAATTCAGAGCACTCGGATCCTCATCAAGTCCGGCAGAGTCGGGAACTACGCTTAATCTTATTGCGGCTTACGGATTTGACGAAATATACAAGAGAATTGAAGCAAAGAAAGGCGATGACGTAAAAAGGAAAGCTTTAGAAGTGGTAAAAGAAATAATTACGGAAACAAAAGACATCAGATTTGAGAAAAACGGATATTCTCAGGACTGGCATGAAGAAGCCGTAAAAAGAGGACTGCCTAATGCAAAGAATACTCCGCAGGCATTGAAACTTTTTCTTACTGACGATGTAATAAAAGTTTTTTCAAAATATAACATATTAACCGAAAGAGAATTAAGGTCAAAAATCGAGGTAAAACTTGAAGGCTATGTAAAAAGACAAAAGAGATTGAATACAAATATGCGGAAAAAGTTGTAA
- a CDS encoding nitroreductase family protein — MDILLERKSVRKYTDEDVKKEDLDYILCAAMSAPTARNTRCYSFIVIKDKETHKKIASLHRAAQMILQAPLAILVVGDQNAAFERYLPQDCAAATQNILLAATARGYGSVWCGVYSNEERSKAMEKLFNLPENIKAFSLAVIGKSADNNPPKNSWQPEKIKYEVWK; from the coding sequence ATGGATATTTTACTTGAAAGGAAAAGCGTCCGCAAATATACAGACGAAGACGTTAAAAAAGAGGATTTAGATTATATTTTGTGCGCCGCCATGTCTGCTCCTACAGCGAGAAATACGAGATGTTACTCTTTTATCGTAATAAAAGACAAAGAAACGCACAAAAAAATTGCTTCTCTACACCGCGCCGCACAGATGATTTTGCAGGCTCCTTTAGCGATTTTGGTCGTAGGCGATCAAAATGCCGCTTTTGAAAGATACCTGCCTCAAGATTGTGCGGCAGCAACCCAAAATATACTCCTTGCGGCTACTGCAAGAGGATATGGGTCGGTTTGGTGCGGCGTTTACTCTAATGAAGAAAGATCAAAAGCTATGGAGAAACTTTTTAATCTTCCCGAAAATATAAAAGCCTTTTCTCTCGCCGTCATAGGAAAATCGGCGGACAACAATCCGCCGAAAAACAGCTGGCAACCTGAAAAGATTAAGTATGAAGTATGGAAATGA
- a CDS encoding very short patch repair endonuclease — translation MIFLTKKRSAIMSCVRSSKNNSTELKLISIFKEYAIKDWQRNYKLEGKPDFVFKNGKKVVFTDGCFWHGHKCRNTMPKDNSEYWTAKIIRNKIRDKEVSKILKEKGWQVIRIWECELNNKHRAKLLRKLLPTLQSQPVK, via the coding sequence GTGATATTTTTAACAAAAAAACGCTCTGCAATAATGAGTTGCGTAAGGTCGTCAAAAAATAATTCTACAGAGTTAAAACTAATCTCTATATTTAAGGAATACGCTATAAAAGACTGGCAACGTAATTATAAACTTGAGGGTAAACCTGATTTTGTATTTAAGAATGGCAAGAAAGTTGTTTTTACAGACGGCTGTTTTTGGCACGGGCATAAATGTAGGAATACAATGCCAAAGGATAATAGCGAATACTGGACTGCTAAAATAATAAGAAACAAAATAAGAGATAAAGAAGTATCAAAGATATTAAAAGAAAAGGGCTGGCAAGTAATAAGAATTTGGGAATGCGAATTGAATAATAAACATAGAGCAAAGCTATTAAGAAAACTATTGCCCACTCTGCAAAGTCAACCTGTTAAGTGA
- the bioB gene encoding biotin synthase BioB — MENLILEIISGKQVTKEEALKFFDFELEEIFFAATKIRRKYKGNKVKVCSIINAKSGQCSEDCRFCTQSAFNKTDVKVYSLTDTEKIKEFSTKALENVGCFGIVSSGNSLNDVEIEKLCEMFKNHKKVSHLGVSIGKISDETFLKLKEAGIKKMHHNLETSENFYPNICSTHNYQERVDTIKRAKKFGFEICSGGLFGMGESLKDRIDLAFTLKALDANSIPMNFLMHIKGTALEHLPALPPVEILKTIAVFRIILKTPDIMICGGREVNLRDLQSWIFQAGANGMMTGGYLTTIGRDITSDKQMIKDLGLEIEPNHTY, encoded by the coding sequence ATGGAAAATTTAATACTTGAAATTATAAGCGGTAAACAGGTCACAAAAGAAGAAGCTCTAAAATTTTTTGATTTTGAACTCGAAGAAATTTTTTTTGCGGCTACAAAAATACGCAGAAAATACAAGGGCAACAAAGTAAAAGTTTGTTCTATCATAAACGCAAAATCAGGACAGTGCAGCGAAGACTGCAGATTTTGCACTCAATCGGCTTTTAATAAAACCGATGTGAAAGTATATTCTCTTACAGATACTGAAAAAATAAAAGAATTTTCCACTAAAGCGTTAGAAAATGTGGGATGTTTCGGCATTGTTTCAAGCGGCAATTCTTTAAACGATGTTGAAATAGAAAAACTTTGCGAAATGTTTAAAAATCATAAGAAAGTATCGCATTTGGGCGTTTCCATAGGCAAAATATCAGACGAAACTTTTCTTAAACTTAAAGAAGCCGGCATAAAAAAAATGCATCATAACCTTGAAACGTCTGAAAATTTTTATCCCAATATTTGTTCTACGCACAACTATCAGGAAAGAGTCGACACGATAAAAAGAGCCAAAAAATTCGGTTTTGAAATCTGTTCCGGCGGACTTTTCGGTATGGGCGAAAGTCTTAAGGATAGAATAGATTTGGCATTTACTTTAAAAGCTCTCGACGCTAATAGCATTCCGATGAACTTTTTAATGCATATCAAAGGCACAGCACTCGAACACCTGCCTGCATTGCCGCCCGTTGAAATTTTAAAAACAATAGCAGTTTTCAGAATAATTTTGAAAACTCCAGATATTATGATTTGCGGCGGCAGAGAAGTAAATCTGAGAGATTTACAATCTTGGATATTTCAAGCAGGTGCAAACGGTATGATGACCGGCGGCTATCTCACCACAATAGGCAGAGACATAACTTCCGACAAACAAATGATAAAAGATTTAGGCTTAGAAATAGAACCTAACCATACCTACTAA
- the thrB gene encoding homoserine kinase has product MKIKIRVPSTTANLGPGFDVFGAALSLYNEFESEYVPNARKTSFILDGEGEKLLPKGEENLVWQSMLETFKVLEEDKYNLKNLNIRIKTGIPLNGGLGSSASAIVGGIALANVLCGKELDKSQIADLAVKIEGHPDNVAPAVFGGLCACSKDGDGDHGIVLHLPIPKLKVVLCIPSFELRTKHARQILPESIGLKDVVFNISRVAMLTAAFCRGDYSLLKQGMQDKVHQLYRGKMIPAMDEVFEAAISAGAYGAFLSGSGPALAAFCKEEDGLNVQKAMVKRWEKENISIKSHILDFDTKGVLEV; this is encoded by the coding sequence ATGAAAATAAAAATACGCGTCCCGTCAACAACGGCAAATCTAGGTCCTGGGTTTGATGTTTTTGGAGCGGCTTTGTCGCTATACAATGAATTTGAATCGGAATATGTTCCAAATGCTAGAAAAACAAGTTTTATATTGGATGGCGAAGGGGAAAAATTGCTTCCGAAAGGCGAGGAAAATCTCGTTTGGCAGTCAATGTTGGAAACTTTTAAGGTTTTGGAAGAAGATAAATATAATTTAAAAAATTTGAATATAAGAATTAAAACGGGCATTCCTTTAAACGGAGGGCTTGGATCTAGTGCTTCGGCTATAGTTGGAGGTATTGCTCTTGCAAACGTTTTGTGCGGAAAAGAATTGGATAAATCTCAGATTGCAGATCTTGCCGTTAAAATTGAAGGGCATCCCGATAATGTTGCTCCGGCGGTTTTCGGAGGTTTGTGTGCGTGCAGTAAAGACGGAGATGGAGATCATGGAATTGTCTTGCATCTGCCTATTCCAAAACTTAAAGTTGTTTTATGTATTCCGTCTTTTGAGCTGAGAACAAAACACGCAAGACAGATTTTGCCTGAGAGCATTGGCTTAAAGGATGTAGTTTTTAATATTTCAAGAGTTGCGATGCTTACGGCCGCTTTTTGCCGCGGGGATTATTCGCTTCTCAAACAAGGCATGCAGGATAAAGTTCATCAGTTGTACAGAGGGAAAATGATTCCCGCTATGGATGAGGTTTTTGAAGCAGCGATATCTGCCGGGGCTTACGGTGCGTTTCTTTCAGGATCTGGACCTGCGCTTGCCGCTTTTTGTAAAGAGGAAGATGGGTTAAACGTCCAAAAGGCTATGGTGAAAAGGTGGGAGAAAGAGAATATTTCGATAAAATCACATATACTGGATTTTGATACTAAAGGTGTTTTAGAAGTTTAG
- the cimA gene encoding citramalate synthase produces MKISVFDTTLRDGSQGAGIAFTVEDKIKIAKALDSFGISYIEGGWPGSNPKDELFFSQMKKLGSLRLKNAKLTAFSSTRRKGSKASEDKSLHAIAKSGVKTACIFGKSWDLHVKYALKTTNEENLKMIFDSVAFLKSKKLEVIFDAEHYFDGYRNNREYALETVRTAIDGGADIICLCETNGGMLPSDIQSIIRKTISFFPKAKFGIHAHNDSGCAVANSIAAVEEGCVMVQGTINGIGERCGNANLCSIIPALEFKRNYECISKKNVRKLSELSRYVDEIANLVPDDSSPYIGNNAFAHKAGIHVSAIERNPETYEHISPALVGNKRRILISDLSGKSNIMSKFNEMGMGIKDTDDGNASEKIKKVIEIVKEKENNGYQYENADASFFLITKKALGSFKPFFSLVCYRLMVEKDSDGNIVSEATVKLDVRGKEEHTVAEGNGPVDALNNCLRKALIKYYPDIKSVFLMDFKVRVVNSDANTAAKVRVLIESSDASKSWGTIGVSENIIDASWQALSDSVEYKLLKSKK; encoded by the coding sequence GTGAAGATATCAGTGTTTGATACAACGTTAAGAGACGGTTCGCAGGGAGCCGGAATAGCTTTTACTGTTGAGGATAAAATAAAAATTGCAAAAGCTTTAGACTCTTTTGGAATTTCATATATTGAAGGTGGCTGGCCAGGCTCTAATCCTAAAGACGAACTGTTTTTTTCTCAGATGAAAAAGCTTGGCAGTCTGAGACTCAAAAATGCGAAACTTACGGCTTTCAGTTCTACGCGTCGCAAGGGAAGCAAGGCTTCGGAAGATAAAAGTTTACATGCAATAGCTAAATCGGGAGTTAAGACGGCATGTATATTCGGCAAGTCTTGGGATTTGCACGTCAAATATGCGCTTAAAACCACAAACGAAGAAAATCTGAAAATGATTTTTGACAGTGTAGCTTTCCTGAAATCTAAAAAGCTTGAAGTGATATTTGACGCAGAACATTATTTTGATGGTTATAGAAACAATAGAGAATATGCTCTTGAAACAGTGCGGACCGCCATTGACGGGGGAGCGGATATAATCTGTCTATGCGAAACAAACGGCGGAATGCTGCCTTCCGACATACAGAGTATTATCAGAAAAACAATAAGTTTTTTTCCAAAAGCCAAGTTTGGGATACATGCTCATAATGATTCCGGATGTGCCGTTGCAAATTCCATCGCTGCCGTTGAAGAAGGTTGCGTTATGGTTCAGGGTACGATAAACGGAATTGGTGAGAGATGTGGGAATGCAAATTTGTGTTCAATAATACCTGCTCTTGAGTTTAAGAGAAATTATGAATGCATATCTAAAAAGAATGTGAGAAAGCTTTCGGAACTTTCAAGATATGTTGATGAGATAGCAAATCTCGTGCCGGACGATTCAAGTCCGTATATCGGAAACAATGCTTTTGCGCACAAAGCTGGAATACATGTTTCCGCAATAGAAAGAAATCCTGAAACTTATGAGCATATAAGTCCTGCCCTTGTCGGGAATAAAAGAAGAATTCTGATAAGCGATTTATCCGGTAAAAGCAATATTATGTCTAAGTTCAATGAGATGGGAATGGGCATTAAAGACACTGATGACGGAAATGCCTCTGAAAAAATTAAAAAAGTTATAGAGATAGTTAAAGAAAAGGAAAATAACGGATACCAATACGAAAATGCCGATGCTTCTTTCTTTTTAATTACAAAGAAAGCTTTAGGATCTTTTAAACCCTTTTTTTCTTTAGTGTGTTACAGACTTATGGTTGAAAAAGATTCTGACGGAAATATAGTTTCCGAAGCGACAGTTAAGCTTGATGTAAGAGGCAAAGAAGAACATACTGTTGCGGAAGGCAACGGTCCGGTCGATGCTTTAAACAACTGCCTGCGCAAGGCATTGATAAAATATTATCCGGATATAAAAAGCGTATTTTTGATGGACTTTAAAGTGAGAGTTGTAAACAGCGACGCAAATACAGCTGCAAAAGTAAGAGTGTTGATTGAATCTTCCGACGCTTCAAAAAGCTGGGGAACAATCGGCGTCAGCGAAAATATCATAGATGCATCTTGGCAGGCTCTTTCCGATTCAGTCGAATATAAATTGTTAAAAAGTAAAAAGTAA
- the argS gene encoding arginine--tRNA ligase codes for MEMIRQKIKDSLKVIIAKYLQGKGITDRLNFTLEIPPRNIDADFAFNAAMLIAKKVKINPRTVAQELIDITVKEIPELIEKAEIAGAGFINLRIKNEILYKELETILREKDKYGSFPENNKEKILVEFVSANPTGPLHIGHGRGAAIGDSIVRILKHLGYDVIKEYYLNDYGNQMLVLSKSVEIRFRQLKGEKIDFPADHYQGSYIIDIAKRLISENRDIDEVNFKYESVKEILSWIKDDLKDFAVEFDDWFSETKITADKDKNGKTEVDKTCEYLLAKGNAYVKGDALWLASTKFGDDKDRVLKRSDGRYTYLASDAAHHKNKFERGFTKLANLWGADHHGYVARIKACVQMLGFDKEALDIILYQFVSLVRNGQSVTMSTRTGEFITLKEVADEVGKDACRFFFLMRAPDSQIEFDLELAKKQSSENPVFYVQYVNARCSSIIRESKNRSGITSEIKNINFSLLNTKEERDLIKQLAAFCDTLALSEKTMSPHHFTVYLIELADIFHKFYENYRVLTGDANLTSARLKLIEGVAIIIKNGLNLLGVSVPDKM; via the coding sequence ATGGAAATGATAAGACAAAAAATAAAAGACAGTTTAAAAGTTATAATCGCAAAATATTTACAGGGTAAGGGAATAACGGACAGACTGAACTTTACCTTAGAGATTCCACCGAGAAATATCGATGCCGATTTTGCTTTTAATGCAGCAATGCTTATAGCAAAAAAAGTTAAAATAAATCCTAGAACCGTCGCTCAGGAACTCATAGATATTACGGTTAAAGAAATTCCGGAACTTATAGAAAAAGCTGAAATCGCCGGAGCGGGTTTTATTAATCTGCGTATTAAAAATGAAATTCTTTACAAAGAACTTGAGACAATTCTTAGAGAAAAAGATAAGTACGGCAGCTTTCCTGAAAACAATAAAGAGAAAATTCTGGTGGAATTTGTTTCGGCAAATCCTACCGGACCTTTACATATCGGACACGGACGCGGCGCCGCGATAGGTGATTCCATTGTAAGAATATTAAAACATCTGGGATATGATGTTATAAAAGAATATTATTTAAACGACTACGGAAACCAAATGCTTGTTCTGTCGAAATCTGTGGAAATTCGTTTTAGGCAGCTTAAGGGAGAGAAAATTGATTTCCCTGCAGACCACTATCAGGGCAGCTATATCATTGATATTGCAAAACGTCTTATTTCTGAAAACAGAGATATTGATGAAGTAAATTTTAAATATGAATCCGTAAAAGAGATTCTGTCCTGGATAAAGGACGATCTTAAGGATTTTGCAGTAGAGTTTGACGACTGGTTTTCAGAGACTAAAATAACTGCCGATAAGGATAAAAATGGTAAAACAGAAGTTGATAAGACATGCGAATATCTGCTTGCGAAAGGCAACGCTTATGTAAAAGGCGACGCATTATGGCTTGCTTCAACAAAATTCGGAGATGACAAAGACAGAGTCTTAAAAAGAAGCGATGGCAGATATACTTATCTTGCTTCTGATGCTGCGCATCACAAAAACAAGTTTGAACGAGGTTTTACAAAACTTGCCAATCTTTGGGGTGCAGACCATCACGGATATGTCGCAAGAATAAAAGCTTGCGTACAAATGCTGGGTTTTGATAAGGAAGCGCTAGATATTATTCTTTATCAGTTTGTCTCGCTTGTAAGAAACGGACAGTCCGTAACTATGTCAACTCGTACAGGCGAGTTTATAACTTTAAAAGAAGTTGCAGACGAAGTCGGAAAAGACGCATGCAGATTTTTCTTTTTAATGCGCGCTCCCGATTCACAGATTGAATTTGATCTGGAACTTGCAAAAAAACAGTCAAGCGAAAATCCGGTTTTTTATGTTCAGTATGTCAATGCAAGATGCAGTTCTATTATAAGGGAGAGTAAAAACAGAAGCGGTATTACATCAGAAATCAAAAATATAAATTTTTCTTTACTTAACACAAAAGAAGAAAGAGATTTAATAAAACAGCTTGCGGCGTTTTGCGATACGCTTGCCTTATCTGAAAAAACTATGAGTCCGCATCATTTTACGGTCTATTTGATTGAACTTGCCGATATATTTCACAAATTCTATGAGAATTATCGCGTTTTGACCGGTGACGCAAATCTTACTTCGGCAAGACTTAAACTAATTGAAGGCGTTGCGATAATAATTAAAAATGGGTTAAATCTTTTGGGGGTTTCCGTTCCGGATAAAATGTAA
- a CDS encoding type IV pilin protein codes for MKSEGFTLVEFVIVISIVGILSIIAVPIYRSYIEKTKTVQNISDVKESAVENISLKEVPVGVSSENVTADKSGDKDVRVA; via the coding sequence GTGAAATCAGAAGGATTTACATTGGTAGAATTTGTAATAGTGATTAGTATAGTAGGCATATTGAGCATTATAGCCGTTCCCATTTACAGAAGCTATATAGAAAAAACAAAGACGGTGCAGAATATTTCTGATGTTAAAGAATCCGCAGTAGAAAATATTTCTTTAAAAGAAGTGCCGGTCGGTGTTTCCAGCGAAAATGTTACGGCGGATAAAAGCGGCGACAAGGATGTTCGCGTTGCATAG
- a CDS encoding sodium-dependent transporter has protein sequence MSAIKDSFSSKWGLIFAAAGSAIGLGNIWLFPYRVGELGGAAFIIPYITCLLVLGFIAVIGEVSIGRLTGSGPVGAFKKVLEIRGKNGKMGEIFGWICVLVSLIQAVGYTLVVSWVVRFLVGSATGSAFNATDSSQYFDFVNNSQPLLWIIITVLTTGIAIVKGIEKGIERCCKFMIPAVIILLLVLAIRVIFLPHALEGYKYLLTPRWEFLFDPRTWMLALGQVFYSLSIRGSTMVVYGSYSNKSDDIISSAKNIVVLDTMASIIAALLIIPAVFAFGKDIKAGPALMFITMPDIFKGIPLGQFFMFIFFIAVFSAAITSLIGMFEVVVEVMQNKLKISRLWAVAAVCVITAFMCNIFVVGNIRCVIDILEIHLIPFCALVSGIFFFWIVPKSMVFQEIQSGRSKPIGTWTIPIGRYVLCSIVIIVYILNILQVK, from the coding sequence ATGAGTGCTATCAAAGATTCTTTTTCATCAAAATGGGGCTTGATTTTTGCTGCCGCAGGTTCGGCTATAGGTTTGGGGAATATATGGCTTTTTCCATATCGCGTAGGAGAACTGGGCGGAGCAGCATTTATAATTCCTTACATTACCTGTTTGCTTGTTTTGGGATTTATTGCAGTAATCGGAGAAGTGTCTATCGGCAGACTTACGGGATCAGGTCCTGTCGGAGCTTTTAAAAAAGTTCTGGAAATACGGGGCAAAAACGGAAAAATGGGAGAGATTTTCGGATGGATATGTGTTTTAGTTTCTTTGATACAAGCAGTAGGTTATACTTTGGTAGTATCATGGGTAGTGCGTTTTCTGGTAGGGTCGGCTACCGGTTCGGCTTTTAATGCGACTGACAGCTCTCAATATTTTGATTTCGTCAACAACAGCCAACCCTTATTATGGATCATCATCACTGTGCTTACTACCGGTATAGCCATAGTAAAAGGCATTGAAAAAGGCATTGAAAGATGTTGTAAATTTATGATTCCTGCAGTTATTATTCTGCTTTTGGTCTTGGCAATAAGAGTTATTTTTCTGCCGCATGCTTTGGAAGGATACAAATATCTTCTTACCCCTAGATGGGAATTTCTATTTGATCCCAGAACGTGGATGCTGGCTCTGGGACAGGTTTTTTACTCACTGTCAATAAGAGGATCGACTATGGTAGTATACGGTTCTTACTCAAATAAGAGCGACGATATAATTTCTTCCGCAAAGAATATTGTAGTTTTAGATACAATGGCTTCAATAATTGCAGCTTTGCTAATAATTCCCGCTGTATTTGCTTTCGGCAAAGACATCAAAGCCGGACCCGCTCTTATGTTTATAACAATGCCTGATATTTTTAAAGGCATACCTTTGGGACAATTTTTCATGTTTATTTTCTTTATTGCGGTATTTTCTGCCGCGATTACCTCGCTTATAGGCATGTTTGAAGTCGTGGTTGAAGTAATGCAAAATAAACTTAAAATTTCCAGGCTTTGGGCCGTAGCCGCTGTCTGCGTAATAACGGCATTTATGTGCAATATTTTTGTAGTGGGAAATATCAGATGTGTCATTGATATTCTTGAAATCCATTTAATCCCGTTTTGCGCTTTAGTCAGCGGTATTTTCTTTTTTTGGATTGTTCCAAAAAGCATGGTTTTTCAGGAAATTCAAAGTGGACGCTCTAAACCGATCGGTACATGGACTATACCTATAGGACGCTACGTTCTCTGCAGTATCGTAATTATAGTTTACATCCTCAATATCCTTCAAGTGAAATAA